In Hwangdonia lutea, a single window of DNA contains:
- a CDS encoding SRPBCC family protein: MPRIELQTEIKADRNIVFDLSRSIDLHKISTEQTNEEAIAGKTSGLIGMNESVTWRAKHFGVYQKLTSKITEFDRPNYFADEMVKGAFAEFKHEHHFAELNGGTLMTDFFDYKSPFRILGKLADKLFLEKYMTELLIERNRVVKEFAESDKWKEVINE, from the coding sequence ATGCCGAGAATTGAACTTCAAACTGAAATAAAAGCTGATAGAAATATCGTGTTTGACCTATCACGAAGTATCGATTTGCACAAAATTTCGACTGAACAAACTAATGAAGAAGCAATCGCTGGAAAAACAAGTGGATTAATTGGAATGAATGAAAGCGTTACTTGGCGAGCAAAACACTTTGGAGTATATCAAAAACTGACTTCCAAAATAACGGAATTTGATAGACCGAATTACTTTGCGGACGAAATGGTTAAAGGAGCGTTTGCCGAATTTAAACACGAACATCACTTTGCGGAATTAAATGGTGGAACTTTGATGACTGACTTTTTTGACTACAAATCACCTTTTAGAATTTTAGGTAAGTTAGCGGACAAGCTCTTTCTTGAAAAATATATGACCGAATTACTAATTGAAAGAAACCGAGTTGTAAAAGAGTTTGCGGAATCTGACAAATGGAAAGAAGTAATAAATGAATAA